From a region of the Corallococcus coralloides DSM 2259 genome:
- a CDS encoding DUF7577 domain-containing protein produces MKRVQFSVHRTVGEARMLAGALESAGLSVDIRGESLVPLSGEIPSTEAWVELWLWPQELEAGRQILAELQANQEAASRSVTCPRCSEENPANFELCWSCELELPSGLRPRLRAV; encoded by the coding sequence ATGAAGCGCGTGCAGTTCTCCGTGCACCGCACGGTCGGAGAGGCGCGGATGCTGGCGGGAGCCCTGGAATCGGCCGGGCTCTCGGTCGACATCCGAGGCGAGTCCCTGGTCCCGCTGAGCGGAGAGATTCCCAGCACCGAGGCCTGGGTGGAGCTGTGGCTGTGGCCGCAGGAACTGGAAGCCGGGCGCCAGATCCTCGCGGAACTCCAGGCCAACCAGGAAGCCGCCAGCCGTTCGGTGACCTGTCCACGCTGTAGTGAGGAGAACCCCGCCAATTTCGAGCTCTGCTGGAGCTGCGAGCTGGAACTGCCGTCAGGGCTGCGCCCGCGCCTCCGAGCCGTTTAG
- a CDS encoding membrane dipeptidase: MSHPLPWFRWSPLALTLAASLSCAPTEDLEPPPQPTTQKQGVDVPGFAELHHHMFAEEAFGGGWFHGGVNGTLDTCDGGWPESDHARVRMDLSGLLNLCPNSGGVDLSGVPILSQLFGVAGAVGSEFLGKIEGTEGDTGLHMGRRQPGTEWPRWDTIAHQQSWGGWLKQAHQGGMSLVVVSAVSNGFLCEALPPQNRKRACDEMMDVEVQLQMAHAFDAANDWVEIALSPADARRIISQGRLAMVLSIETSKLFGAKDWRAELNRFHTLGVRTLQPVHQLDNRFGGAAPHNAIFQAAQFLENCHIDTDCGITAAGFTLGFDVDAQCRNVKGLTADGQQLLQAMMDKGMLIDLAHLSEKGVRDAYAVSQANRYYPLFISHGHFREVMNGKLAQHEKTTPAWVVQMLRRTGGMFGLRTAHDETRTYTPANIANDCQGSSRSFAQAYEYGRQGLKVPMAFGADFNGFIQQTRPRFGPNGACSAGFQAEADAQAHQQELEAPGRLGTPFDERGLAHVGLLPDLLQDMRNLGADTTPLDRSAELFIRMWERTASTARNGSMADPALDIDTGGIAPWVLPDEREKAYPTVCGKAYAPDSKTLGQGCRFDDECQSEQCTSVLCATFDGRCVCNDDGDCGTSRYCQNDIPANPGDNDCVDRKTDGTSCSRDGQCLSGACGGCFNAVGWCYTPRSKAYGQTCKSDRECTTDRCSADCYLNPTGSCLCDSDSHCGANQFCGWGLNSGKCVNKRGRGAACSSDRECASGTCRWSFTCK, from the coding sequence GTGTCCCATCCCCTCCCATGGTTCCGCTGGAGTCCCCTGGCGCTGACGCTGGCGGCCTCCCTCTCCTGTGCCCCCACCGAGGACCTGGAGCCCCCGCCACAACCCACCACCCAGAAGCAGGGCGTGGACGTGCCGGGCTTCGCCGAGCTGCACCACCACATGTTCGCCGAGGAGGCCTTCGGAGGCGGCTGGTTCCACGGCGGCGTCAACGGCACGCTCGACACCTGTGACGGAGGCTGGCCCGAGAGCGACCACGCCCGCGTCCGCATGGACCTGAGCGGCCTGCTCAACCTGTGTCCGAACTCCGGAGGCGTGGACCTGAGTGGAGTCCCCATCCTGTCCCAGCTCTTCGGAGTCGCGGGAGCGGTGGGCTCGGAGTTCCTCGGGAAGATTGAAGGAACAGAAGGGGACACCGGCCTGCACATGGGCCGCCGCCAGCCCGGCACGGAGTGGCCCCGCTGGGACACCATCGCCCACCAGCAATCCTGGGGAGGGTGGCTCAAGCAGGCGCACCAGGGAGGCATGTCGCTGGTGGTGGTGTCCGCCGTGAGCAACGGCTTCCTCTGCGAAGCGCTGCCCCCGCAGAACCGCAAGCGCGCCTGCGACGAGATGATGGACGTGGAGGTCCAGCTCCAGATGGCCCACGCCTTCGACGCGGCCAATGACTGGGTGGAGATTGCCCTGTCGCCCGCGGACGCAAGGCGGATCATCTCGCAGGGCAGGCTCGCCATGGTCCTCTCCATCGAGACCAGCAAGCTCTTCGGCGCGAAGGACTGGCGCGCGGAGCTGAACCGCTTCCACACGCTGGGCGTGCGCACGCTCCAGCCCGTGCACCAACTGGACAACCGCTTCGGCGGAGCGGCCCCGCACAACGCCATCTTCCAGGCCGCGCAGTTCCTGGAGAACTGCCACATCGACACGGACTGCGGAATCACCGCCGCCGGCTTCACGCTGGGCTTCGACGTGGACGCGCAGTGCCGCAACGTGAAGGGCCTCACCGCGGACGGCCAGCAGCTGCTCCAGGCGATGATGGACAAGGGCATGCTCATCGACCTGGCGCACCTGTCGGAGAAGGGCGTGCGTGACGCGTACGCTGTCTCCCAGGCGAACCGCTACTACCCGCTCTTCATCAGCCACGGCCACTTCCGCGAGGTGATGAACGGCAAGCTCGCCCAGCACGAGAAGACCACGCCCGCCTGGGTGGTGCAGATGCTCCGCCGCACGGGAGGCATGTTCGGCCTGCGCACCGCGCACGACGAGACGCGCACGTACACGCCCGCGAACATCGCCAACGACTGCCAGGGCTCCAGCCGCTCCTTCGCGCAGGCCTACGAGTACGGCCGACAGGGGCTCAAGGTCCCCATGGCCTTCGGCGCGGACTTCAACGGCTTCATCCAGCAGACGCGGCCCCGCTTCGGCCCCAACGGAGCATGCTCCGCGGGCTTCCAGGCAGAGGCCGACGCGCAGGCCCACCAGCAGGAACTGGAGGCGCCGGGCCGGCTGGGCACGCCGTTCGACGAACGGGGCCTGGCCCACGTGGGCCTCCTGCCGGACCTGCTCCAGGACATGCGCAACCTGGGCGCGGACACCACGCCGCTGGACCGCTCGGCGGAGCTGTTCATCCGCATGTGGGAGCGCACCGCGAGCACCGCGCGCAACGGCAGCATGGCGGACCCCGCGCTGGACATCGACACGGGAGGCATCGCGCCGTGGGTGTTGCCGGACGAGCGTGAGAAGGCGTACCCCACCGTCTGCGGCAAGGCCTACGCACCGGACTCCAAGACGCTGGGCCAGGGCTGCCGCTTCGACGACGAGTGCCAGAGCGAGCAGTGCACCTCCGTGCTCTGCGCCACCTTCGACGGCCGCTGCGTCTGCAATGACGACGGCGACTGCGGCACGTCCCGCTACTGCCAGAACGACATCCCGGCCAACCCCGGTGACAACGACTGCGTGGACCGCAAGACGGACGGCACGTCGTGCAGCCGCGACGGCCAGTGTCTCTCCGGAGCCTGCGGAGGCTGCTTCAACGCGGTGGGCTGGTGCTACACGCCGCGCTCCAAGGCCTACGGGCAGACCTGCAAGTCCGACCGCGAATGCACCACCGACCGCTGCAGCGCGGACTGCTACCTGAACCCCACGGGAAGCTGCCTCTGCGACAGCGACTCGCACTGTGGAGCGAACCAGTTCTGCGGCTGGGGGCTCAACTCCGGTAAGTGCGTGAACAAGCGAGGCCGGGGCGCGGCCTGCTCCAGCGATCGCGAGTGCGCCTCCGGCACCTGCCGCTGGTCGTTCACCTGCAAGTAG
- a CDS encoding SlyX family protein codes for MEDKRLVELEIRYTQQQELLQELSDVLYQQGRVIDALRAELDQLKRKLDAEPGLVDARQQERPPHY; via the coding sequence ATGGAAGACAAGCGCCTGGTCGAGCTGGAAATCCGCTACACGCAGCAGCAGGAGCTGCTGCAGGAGCTGAGTGACGTGCTCTACCAGCAAGGGCGCGTCATTGACGCGCTCCGGGCGGAGTTGGACCAGCTCAAGCGCAAGCTGGACGCTGAGCCGGGCCTGGTGGACGCCCGGCAGCAGGAGCGTCCACCGCACTACTGA
- a CDS encoding SGNH/GDSL hydrolase family protein, producing the protein MSVRRSGLSLAAVLAATTLSGTAMASTINQNTSWTINRSASQTYRVVAYGDSIFAGYNGGIGSVARRAAPVVEGEYAAKKWGTNVEVIRRTKSGAKADDIYNNKIVNERSYMQDSRTRVVMFEMCGNDYLQARSAFSDQTGTCNYSGLQNALTTCTTYMERAMQTINQYATTAKVKVISNIYYPGYDADNVLTSCTDSATGQKVNKQQYFLPLLARSNWRACNLASKYGFKCADAFAEMMASDYDRNGDGQIDSAAIAYRAGETEDAYVQRISVTLRSTLRDANGHLANSSTSYDYIQSDNTHPTYTGSTISVNIFSGSGSGSGAPSYTDAQVVDGKNPDWNKFGHERMGWSISTFDPATP; encoded by the coding sequence ATGTCCGTTCGTCGCAGCGGGCTGTCCCTCGCCGCCGTCCTCGCCGCCACCACCCTCAGTGGCACCGCGATGGCCAGCACCATCAACCAGAACACGTCGTGGACCATCAACCGCTCGGCGTCGCAGACGTACCGGGTGGTGGCCTACGGCGACTCCATCTTCGCCGGCTACAACGGCGGCATCGGCAGCGTCGCGCGCCGTGCGGCCCCGGTGGTGGAGGGTGAGTACGCGGCCAAGAAGTGGGGCACCAACGTAGAGGTCATCCGCCGCACGAAGTCCGGCGCGAAGGCGGACGACATCTACAACAACAAGATCGTCAACGAGCGCTCCTACATGCAGGACTCCCGGACGCGCGTCGTGATGTTCGAGATGTGCGGCAACGACTACCTGCAGGCCCGCAGCGCGTTCTCCGACCAGACGGGGACGTGTAACTACAGCGGCCTGCAGAACGCGCTGACGACCTGCACCACGTACATGGAGCGGGCGATGCAGACCATCAACCAGTACGCGACCACCGCGAAGGTGAAGGTCATCTCCAACATCTATTACCCCGGCTATGACGCGGACAACGTGCTGACCTCCTGCACGGACTCGGCGACGGGCCAGAAGGTGAACAAGCAGCAGTACTTCCTGCCGCTGCTGGCGCGCAGCAACTGGCGCGCCTGTAACCTGGCGTCGAAGTACGGCTTCAAGTGCGCGGACGCCTTCGCGGAGATGATGGCCTCCGACTACGACCGCAACGGCGACGGCCAGATTGACTCCGCGGCCATCGCGTACCGCGCCGGCGAGACCGAGGACGCCTACGTCCAGCGCATCAGCGTCACCCTGCGCAGCACCCTGCGCGACGCGAACGGCCACCTGGCGAACAGCAGCACCAGCTACGACTACATCCAGTCGGACAACACGCACCCGACGTACACGGGCTCCACCATCAGCGTGAACATCTTCTCCGGCTCCGGTTCCGGTTCCGGGGCGCCGTCCTATACGGACGCCCAGGTCGTCGACGGCAAGAACCCGGACTGGAACAAGTTCGGCCACGAGCGCATGGGCTGGAGCATCTCCACGTTCGACCCCGCGACGCCGTGA
- a CDS encoding chloride channel protein: protein MNLSGSARALGQWLLLGAIVGGVCGVASAVFLALLEEATEFRLAHESLVYALPVAGLVLGAVYGRWGASIRGGNNLVLDTVHAGDAVIPLRMAPMVLLGTVLTHLFGGSAGREGTAVQMGASLADQIAWRFRVTPETRRELLAAGIAGGFGSVFGTPLAGTVFGLEVVCVGRLGYEALLPALTAAVVGDMVTRGLGIHHTVYPVPQALALTLPVLGKWLVFAVGIAGVAVAFIEGTHGLKRVLERRVPWLPVHMALGGLGVVGLWKLAGTSDYLGLGVPGILRAFEDVSLPWGAFAWKLVFTVVTLGAGFLGGEVTPLFFIGAALGNVLARLLGLPVDLGAAVGMAALFAAAANTPLALSLMAVELVGASVLPHVAIVATVAYLLTGHRGIYPSQRIARKKLGGPLLDRVVALRDLHAAPRKESEAPR from the coding sequence ATGAACCTCTCCGGGAGTGCTCGAGCGCTGGGCCAGTGGCTGCTGTTGGGCGCCATCGTGGGGGGCGTGTGCGGCGTGGCGTCCGCGGTGTTCCTGGCGCTGCTGGAAGAGGCCACGGAGTTCCGGCTGGCGCATGAGTCGCTGGTGTACGCGCTGCCCGTGGCGGGACTCGTCCTGGGCGCGGTGTATGGCCGGTGGGGCGCGTCCATCCGGGGCGGCAACAACCTGGTGCTGGACACGGTGCACGCGGGCGACGCGGTGATTCCCCTTCGCATGGCGCCCATGGTGCTGCTGGGCACGGTGCTCACGCACCTGTTCGGTGGGAGCGCGGGACGCGAGGGCACCGCGGTGCAGATGGGCGCGAGCCTGGCGGACCAGATTGCCTGGCGCTTCCGCGTGACTCCGGAGACGCGGCGCGAGCTGCTGGCGGCGGGCATCGCGGGCGGCTTCGGTTCGGTGTTCGGCACGCCGCTGGCGGGCACGGTGTTCGGGCTGGAGGTCGTGTGCGTGGGCCGGCTGGGCTACGAGGCGCTCCTGCCCGCGCTCACGGCCGCTGTCGTGGGCGACATGGTGACTCGCGGGCTGGGCATCCATCACACCGTGTATCCGGTGCCCCAGGCGCTGGCTCTGACGTTGCCCGTGCTGGGCAAGTGGCTGGTGTTCGCGGTGGGTATCGCGGGCGTGGCGGTGGCCTTCATCGAGGGCACCCATGGATTGAAGCGGGTCCTGGAGCGCCGTGTGCCCTGGCTTCCCGTGCACATGGCCCTGGGCGGCCTGGGGGTGGTGGGGCTTTGGAAGCTCGCGGGAACCAGCGACTACCTGGGCCTGGGTGTGCCCGGCATCCTTCGCGCGTTCGAGGATGTGTCGCTGCCCTGGGGTGCGTTCGCCTGGAAGCTCGTGTTCACGGTGGTGACGCTGGGCGCGGGGTTCCTGGGTGGTGAGGTGACTCCGCTGTTCTTCATTGGCGCGGCGCTGGGCAATGTCCTCGCTCGGCTGTTGGGACTGCCCGTGGACCTGGGCGCGGCGGTGGGGATGGCGGCGCTGTTCGCGGCGGCGGCCAATACGCCGCTCGCGCTGTCCCTGATGGCGGTGGAGCTGGTGGGCGCCTCCGTGCTGCCCCACGTGGCCATCGTCGCCACGGTGGCGTACCTGCTCACCGGCCACCGGGGCATCTATCCGTCGCAGCGCATCGCCCGGAAGAAGCTGGGCGGACCTCTGCTGGACCGTGTCGTCGCGTTGCGCGACCTGCACGCGGCGCCCCGGAAGGAATCCGAGGCGCCTCGCTGA
- a CDS encoding tetratricopeptide repeat protein produces the protein MSDPSNEPGERSGRRRDQGLRGVLWVCGVALAIHVIPLFLPRDMPEQELAIARATESVEGRLRFLVPLKHNDKATAADLREAAELLREGAPAEAHDLVLEAERRDPNALETQLLLARICDRERMSRCVDQSLDKARKLAPSDPRAELLRADLSEEKGDVEGATEALSRAYSRAPGDPLIGVRYGRLLSRMGRPEDALKVFTSLEGKVPAARLLVEQGLVLSKEGRSREAVGLLQQAVQKDPKLAEGHFQLGIAWFQLGNENAAEAALRQADRLNVSDTRALATLCTLQVKAGKLEGARQTRTDLERRFPQRMDAIREQCRLP, from the coding sequence ATGAGCGACCCATCGAACGAACCGGGGGAGCGGAGCGGCCGGCGCCGGGACCAGGGTCTCCGGGGCGTCCTCTGGGTTTGCGGAGTGGCGCTCGCCATCCACGTCATCCCCCTGTTCCTGCCCCGCGACATGCCCGAGCAGGAACTGGCCATCGCGAGGGCCACGGAGAGCGTGGAAGGCCGTCTGCGATTCCTTGTGCCCCTGAAGCACAACGACAAGGCGACGGCGGCGGACCTGCGCGAAGCAGCCGAGCTCCTGCGCGAAGGAGCCCCCGCTGAAGCACACGACCTGGTCCTGGAAGCCGAGCGGAGGGACCCGAACGCCCTGGAAACCCAGCTCCTGCTCGCGCGCATCTGCGACCGGGAGCGGATGTCCCGCTGTGTGGACCAGTCACTCGACAAGGCGAGGAAGCTCGCGCCGTCGGACCCACGGGCGGAGCTGCTCCGGGCGGACCTGAGCGAGGAGAAGGGCGACGTCGAGGGCGCCACGGAGGCCCTGTCCCGGGCCTACAGCCGCGCACCAGGCGATCCCCTCATCGGAGTGCGCTACGGCCGGCTGCTCAGCCGGATGGGCAGGCCCGAGGACGCCCTGAAGGTCTTCACCTCCCTGGAGGGCAAGGTCCCCGCGGCCCGGCTCCTGGTGGAACAGGGGCTGGTGCTCTCCAAGGAAGGCCGGAGCCGCGAAGCCGTGGGGCTCTTGCAGCAGGCGGTGCAGAAGGACCCGAAGCTCGCGGAAGGCCACTTCCAGCTGGGCATCGCCTGGTTCCAACTGGGAAATGAGAACGCCGCCGAGGCAGCCCTCCGTCAGGCGGACCGTCTGAACGTGTCCGACACGCGGGCGCTGGCCACCCTCTGCACCCTCCAGGTGAAGGCAGGGAAGCTCGAGGGAGCACGCCAGACGCGCACGGACCTGGAGCGGCGCTTCCCACAGCGGATGGACGCCATCCGGGAACAATGCCGGCTGCCCTGA
- a CDS encoding tetratricopeptide repeat protein, giving the protein MNTLEHLQRARELLGRGQPELAESALSDAIDAAVAAEDLVLLTQARFALGELLFQQGRDEEAIPFLQAVVRTERADGSVDAPVIASARMLRQIRGQEPR; this is encoded by the coding sequence ATGAATACCCTTGAACATCTCCAGCGCGCCCGCGAGCTGCTGGGACGCGGACAACCCGAGCTGGCGGAGTCCGCGCTGAGTGACGCCATTGATGCGGCCGTGGCGGCGGAGGATCTGGTCCTCCTCACCCAGGCACGGTTCGCGCTGGGGGAGTTGCTCTTCCAGCAGGGCCGGGATGAAGAGGCAATCCCCTTCCTCCAGGCGGTGGTGCGCACCGAACGGGCGGATGGGTCCGTGGACGCGCCGGTCATCGCCTCGGCGCGGATGCTTCGCCAGATTCGGGGGCAGGAGCCGCGCTGA